In one window of Cynocephalus volans isolate mCynVol1 chromosome 6, mCynVol1.pri, whole genome shotgun sequence DNA:
- the LOC134381118 gene encoding NUT family member 2G-like, which translates to PPALVMSALPPGGPLVRSAFPRMPQGTGAAGHGPSGAGAFNIIVPVRTQGAPAEPSHTQTTVLAQAPLNWSAPGALCGGAQCPAPLLLATPAVGTVMPAASIGGTWAGEGYWFPGQPLPAPLPAAQLGPTVVPGNDGPRPHGAGGEGGKAPSQAKAAPEDSCNPRSVYDNFRRWQRFKSLARGHLPQSPDAEALSCFLIPVLRSLARLKPTMSLEDGVRRAMQEWQGTSNYDRMNYYDMAAKFMEFEAEEEMQLRVLQCVKGPQGLPPPAPPKLAPPGQQLTQAKAPKEIPPEAVQEYVDIMEALLGPHANWEDEDIEEQQEQDGTDPDPGLLSYINKLCSQEDFITKVEAIVHPRFLAALLSPDPNLDPLALTEVLEQEEGLTLAQLVEKRLAAPNDAGAFTYYDVVSSDSGDS; encoded by the exons ccacctgccctagtgatgtcagcgttgcctcctggtggccccctggtgcggtctgctttccccaggatgcctcaggggaccggagccgctggccatggcccgagtggggccggggctttcaacatcattgtcccagtcaggacgcaaggggctccagcagagccctctcacactcagaccactgtcctggctcaggcccccctcaactggagtgctccaggggccctctgcgggggtgctcagtgtcctgctcccctgctgttggcaactcccgctgtagggaccgtgatgcctgctgcatccatcgggggcacgtgggctggagaggggtactggttcccaggccagccccttccagctccccttccagcagcccagctgggtccgaccgtggtcccagggaatgacgggccacgtccacatggggctggtggggagggcggcaaggccccctcccaggccaaggccgcgccagaggactcctgtaaccccaggagtgtttacgacaacttccgacgctggcagcgcttcaagtccctggcccgcgggcacctgccccagagtcctgatgctgaagctctgtcctgcttcctcat cccagtgcttcggtccctggcccggctgaagcccaccatgagcctggaggacggagtgcggcgggccatgcaggaatggcagggcacgagcaaTTATGACCGCATGAACTATTAtgacatggcagcaaa gttcatggaatttgaagctgaggaggagatgcagctccgggtgctgcagtgtgtgaaggggccccagggcctgcctcctccagccccaccaaagcttgctcctccaggg cagcagctgacccaggccaaggcacccaaggagatcccaccagaagctgtccaggagtatgtggatatcatggaggcactgctggggcctcatgcaaactgggaggatgaagatatcgaggagcagcaggagcaggacgggactgacccggacccaggtctcctgagctacattaacaagctgtgctcccaggaagacttcatcaccaag gtggaggccatcgtccacccccgattcctggcagctttgctttccccagacccaaacttggatcccttggctctgactgaggtgctggagcaggaagaaggactcaccctagcacag ctggtggaaaagcgcctcgCGGCCCCAAATGACGCaggag CCTTCACTTACTATGACGTGGTCTCAAGTGACTCCGGGGattcataa